The window CAGCGccaacccgctctccgatgctgcgatcgataACTCATCCCACTCACAAGCtccgaatgagacattaaactcacTCTGAGGCAAGCCACCTGTCTGATCCGGGGCAAACGAGAGcactgggaaatgggaggtctgcggggaatTATCCGGCGGAGCCactcccactgaggtccccagaTCGCCCCCATCGCTAACCGAcccagcctcatacccgtaggtagaaggaccggggcagggagcggctggagtgggtttcccccggaagaaggaaagccatgaccgcaacgttgccattgtcatgttctcgcaatgaggacatgacgcATCCATGAATGCCGTCTCAACATGACGAGGGCCCAGACATGTGAGACAGCgctcgtggccgtcagaggcggagagatagcgaccgcatccaggaacaatacacagatggaaaggcatctttaaaagtcgctctccgtcagtgcacactcttttagaagaaaatatattattttcgcaagaatatatactcttttatagctgtcgaagcgcccaggggcatactCTGCGATGATCGTGCAGAGGGAAGAAAATCTTTTGAATGCGCTGTAGATCCAACAGAATATCagcgaggtgaatggaacggtaGTGGAACTCGCTCGCTCAACACCACTCGGCTCcgcagaaaaaaatctgaatgagtggttgcgagccagctccttttatacccgtatgtccaggggagtggcatgcaaattccactcgccaataccccttggccttttctcaaagctcggaggtgtttggggctcccaagagcgacccctgtGTCACTTCaccgacacaacttcgagtgagtgacagatagggaactaaatgctgtgaatttacatacatttgaagtcagaatttttcatacatcttagccaaatacatttaaactcagtttttcacaattcctgacatttaatcgtagaaaacattccctgtcttaggtctgttaggatcactactttattttaagaatgtgaaatgtcagaataatagtagagagaatgatttatttcagcttttatttctttcatcacattcccagtgggtcagaagtttacatacatttgttagtatttggtagcattgcctttaaattgtttaacttgggtcaaatgttttgggtatccttccacaagcttctcacaataagttgctggaattttgtcccattcctccagacagaactggtgtaaccgagtcaggtttttaggcctccttgctcgcacatgctttttcagttctgccaacaaattttctatcagactgaggtcagggctttgtgatggtcccTATGTAGAATAAGATAACTTTCTTTGGCTATATCAAAgttcctttcaaggcaagtcagtccacttgatgGTCATCTTGGCAATGTTACCGGGCATTCAGCTATTGTCCATTTGTTTGGTTTTGCTGTTCTGTTATTTCCTCAGACTGTGTTCACTGTTGTGGCTTTACTGAAGCTGtgatctgattggctgtgtgtttttgtgtcctgCTGAATGAAgcataaatgtgtttccattgaATGCATGTGACATTTAGTGAGTCAAAGTGAAACTGTTGTGGTTTATTGAGCTGTTTTTAGGTCAGTGAACTAAATGAATGTGGTTTGATCTGTTGGGAAGACAAACTGCTTAATATCCAAAAGTGTGTCTATGAATGGATGTGTGTGTtcggtttgtgtgtgtattttcttcGAGACTGAAgtagctgtttttgtttttcatgttgtgAAGCATTGCTTGTGAACATCCAAAGATATCTGTTTATCTGCTAGGTTCTCAACTCCCAGATCGTGAAGGCTCCACTAGAGATTTATAGGATAGACGGTGATAACAGTCcacttaaaaatcttaaattgttgCACAATtacatgttatttaaaaaaaaatgttatacagTTGTGGTAGGAACTGCAAAGTGATTTAGTTAGAACTCAAAACCCTCTGACAACATTTTTCTCTGAATAATACCAGAATGTTTTTGGTTAAGGTGCAGTaggctacaaacacacacacacacacacacacacacacacacacacacacacacacacacacatgttggtgcagctatcattatgaggactctccatagacataatgatttttatactgtatgaactatagattctatcccctaaccctaaccctacccctaaacctaaccctcacaaaaaactttctgcatttttacattttcaataaaacatcgtttaatatgttttttaaagtgatttaaattatggggacactagaaatgtcctcataaaccacaattaTAACATAATACTCTTGTatccaaaaccaaaaaaaagtcctcgtaaaccacttaaacctgcccacacacacacacacacacacacaaactctctctcacacacacactctctcacatacacacataaacacacacacacacacacacacacacacactctctcacacacacacataaacacacacacacacactcacacaaacacacacacacacgcacacacacacacactcacacaaacacacacacacacacacacacacacacactcacacacacacacacactcacacaaacacacaaacacacacaaacacacacacgcacacacacacacagacacactcacacacactctctcacacactcacacacacgcacacacacacacagacacactcacacacacacactcactcactcactcacacacacacacacacacacacacacactcacacacactcacacacacacacacacacacactcactcacacacacacacacacacacacactcacacacactcacacacacacacacacacactcactcacacacacacacacacacacactcacacacacacacacacacacacacacacacacacactcacacacacacacacacacacacacagtcttttccGGCGTGACTGCAGAAGAAGATGCTTCTCGTGTTAGTTTTGCTGCATTTAATCTCGATGATTTTATATGGTAAGTTATGATTTTTTCTTCCATACAGTTCTCGCAGTACGGAGTAAACTTGCAGGATTTATATTGTCTACTATTTCCACATATAAGTTTACATTTCTTATTCGAAACGAGGATCACTTTATTCTTTTAAACGTCTGTTTGCGTTTAACAGCCCTGAAATCAAACTACGATATTAGATTGGTATTTAGCTAAGAGGATCAGATTCCAGCTTTATAGAGCAGTTAAACTTTCTAGAATAAAATGATTGTTCCTGTTtgttctgcaggtgtgtttggtgCTGATACAGATAAAGTGAAGTCAGTGTCAGTGATGGAGGGTGATTCTGTCACTTTACACACTGATCTTACGGAAATACAAGATGATGATCTGATAGAGTGGATGTTTGGAGCTCAGAATCCAGATACTGTTATAGCAGAAATCAACAGAGAAGCAAATATGACCTTTTTAAACATGGATCAGTTCAGAGGGAGACTGCAGATGAATCATAAAACTGGAGATCTCACCATCACAAACATCAGAACCACAGACACTGGACTTTATAAAGTAGAGTTCATCATAAATACAATGCCATTCTATATATTCAGTGTTACTGTTTATGGTGAGTACAGAAATGATGTCAGTGTCACAGATCACAATACGCTGTGGctgctttttatattatttactctGAATTATCTTTATTCTCTCGTGTATTTCAGCTCTGCCTGTTCCCGTCATCATCAGAGACTCTTCTCAGTGTTCTTCAAGATCtaaatgtgtgttggtgtgttcagTGGTGAATGTGACACAGGTGACTCTCTCCTGGTAcaaaggaaacagtttattcTCCTCCATCAGTGTGTCTGATCTCAACAGCAGTCTCTCTCTACCTCTGGAGGTGGAATATCAGGAtaacaacatctacagctgtgTGCTCAACAATCACATCAGAAACCAGACGAAACATCTCAACATTACTGATGTCTGTCAGCCGTGTTCTTTAGGTATGTCAGCAGTAATAGACCATGACTGGATGGGTCAAGTTTCTATTCACCCTGATGTCACTGACGTGTAAACATGAACTGTCATATGTTGAGATATTAATATGTCTGCTGcagtttgagttctgaaattaacAGTGTGTTTTCATAGTTCATGAAACTCTTTTATCTCTAAAGATTACAAATTTGATACCTCTTTAGTATCAGGCTGGTAAATCCAGTTAGACTGAtgtctgtttctctttcttcatTCCAGAAGTCTCTATATCTCTGATAGTGCTGATTTCTGCTGCTGCTGGAACTCTGTTGATTGTGCTTGTAGTTTTGGTGTTCTGCATCAGCAGGAAATGTAGAAAAACATATCAAGAGGGCAAGTGCACTGCAGGTTTTACATTTAAGAGATATTTGTATTTGATCGGACCcttaaaagtaactttttttgtgTGACCTAATGTAGGCAGGTTAATTCAATCAGATATTTGAACATGAAGCACAATTAAagttacttgaaaaaaaaaaaaaatacatttaaaatattatccTCACTATCTCTGAAAACATTAAtaatgtcatcattaactcaccctcatgttgttcaaaaaacatatgactttgtaaatgaatttaaatgatgACAAAGTTGTCATTGTTGGGTTTACTTTAatccctttaacccttaaatgcatggaaatgttcccaaacactcttacatatttgggtctttaaTGATGACCCTGAACACTTTAGGGACTTAAgcaatttttgcatttaaaaaaaatcaattatgttacactatttataagagaaagattgaagaatactaaagaggtgtttGGCACAACTCTAAAAATAGATGAGGTCCTGGATCACTAAAGACCTGATGTATGCATTTAAGAGTTCATCtttaatttaaacacattttttaacacaactttctttacttttgaaacagttcagACTCGTGAAGAAGAGATAATGTATGCGGATCCAACATTCTACAACAGAAAATCTCAGAAAGCAGTAAGAAAAACAATAACAGTCTTTTATGATTTATGCAGGTGTGTGTTTTGATTAAGGCAAACAAGGATGGGTTAAATGATAAGGATAAACATATTTAGGTTGCTCATTTAATGTTAGGTAATATAAAATAGAGATATTAAAACTAAAAGTGGAGTGGAGAtggtggagggatgccagaagaattgtcatggcatagaggtaagcagctgtttatactgtatatccttGCGTTGTGATTGACAGAAGTTTTTAAAGCATTGGTTTTGAATTCTTGTCACTTTCTGCATTCTGCAACAATCAATTGCATGTAGCCAAATTGGATAGAGATGTTAAAACAGCATTGTTGTACGCTCTTAAAACAGGGCCCTTCGTCCGCTATAATGAGGAACTCAATTTGAAAGTTTGCgagtgtgacgctcctgttctacacGCTCCGTATAGGACTCGAACCgacatctccggcatgggaggcgggtgcgctaacaaggaggctaaaggctacagtccctagtgtcagtcgctagagcacctcttgaggtcaggagagtgaggtttatacacacattgcacagctatctatcagctggccaccgttacactcacccccctaaacctcaatTTATGAGCGGCCCACCGGAAATTCCCCCGATCCACCCCAATTAGCCACTCTGGCCCTGCAAACAATACTCCCTAGGTTTGCgagtgtgacgctcctgttctacccgctccgtacgggactcgaaccgacatctccagcatgggaggcgggtgcgcaaacaaggaggctaaaggctgcagcccctagtgtcagttgctagagcacctcttgaggtcaggagagtgagggtTATAcgcacattgcacagctatctatcagctggctcccgttacactcactcCCCTAAACCttactcccatccaggtcatggcaccattgtgacgctcctgttctacccgctccgtacaggactcgaaccagcgtctccggcatgggaggcgggtgcgctaacaaggaggctaaaagctacagcccctagcatcagtcgctagtgcacctcttaaggtcaggagagtgaggtttttatacacattgcacagctatctatcagctggctcccgttacacgaGCATACACCCAGAATAGCGTGAACACTCCCACCTACGCTCAATTGTGCTTCCACGGAAATTGCGATTACAATTAGAGCTCTCACGAAAATgggataagacgttgcgcaaaaTCTTTGCATGTAGCACTGCGCTTTGTgtgctcacgaaaatagagcccatcaAGACAAAAGAattcactttttacagtaaagTTATTACAACCACATACTAATCAAACAGTGAGAAACATTTCACTGACCACTGCTTACAACacttctcttaaaatggaatacatagacaaatATCTGTCAAGTATAGCCTTTACCATTCAAACAGTAAAGGTCACTGCATCTTCATGCACTTccacagttaattcaggatggacttcaaagatacTTAATTATTCATCTAACAGTTCCTTTAATCAttggccaaaaaaaacaaacaaaaaaaacaaaacaaaaaactactcagtttactcaattaatacatgacttATATTGCACATAGTTAACTGATGTAGACATTATATTCTTGCTGTATATCCAGAGGAGAGTTGGCTTGACATTTATAGATCATTTCAATTTCTCTACAAACACAGACCATATTTATAAGGAAATTCAATGAGTGGACCTCTTAAGAAAGTTCAACAGCATTTGGCAACATGTGAGCTGTTCTGAAAATGAGTGTTCTCTCAGTTTTGACTGTGTGCAAACATCTTAAATATTGGGATGTTCCCACCATATCCCCTCTAATGAAACCATTGAGATAACTGTAGAAACTTCAAATGCAACATAATGCAACAAGAGAAGATGAATAAAATGGCAGGAAGAAGTTTCTGACATCATACAAAATCCTGTTCACACAGCCCCATCAATctccaaatattttttgggggggtttagtTGGGTGGGTATATTGACCCTATTAGTGTTTGTTGGGACAGTTTGACAATAACAGTTATGTTTCAGAATCACCTGCCAATCGACCTTTAAAAACAATCTACCAGAGTTTGTTTTTGTACACGATGCAACAAAGTGATAAAATCCTATGCACAGACCCCCGGAAGCTGCATTAAAACTTTGATTTCAGCCAGCTCTTGTAATTATTCAGTGGAAAATTACAAAGTGCTTGTGAAATACTGCTTATTGCTGGCTAAAACTATAGCCTCTCAATAAATTTGCAGTCTCTATTAATAACCTGAGCGTAGGCGTTTCTAGAACATTTTTAGGAGGGCTTCAGCCCTTTGTTTGAGGCGTGAGGTGCTTTGGTAGCTTTTCccacctgtaaagactgactgtaGCGTGAGCCAACAACATTGGAGTGTGGGTTGTGAAGGACCATAtcactggttccctatctgtcactcactcgatgctgtgtcgatgtagtgacactaggggtcacacttgggagccccaaacacctctgctttttgaaaaaaggccaatgggaattggcgagtggaatttgcatgccactcccccggacatacgggtataaaaggagctggtatgcaaccactcattcagattttctcttcagagccgagcggttgtgttcagcaagctgaattactctgccaatccattgacctcgaaaagctgttggatttatggcgcattacagcggcttcttcccctcttgcactggtgaagtgcagagaacgcccctgggcgcttcagcagataaaagagtatattcttcctactaaaagagtatattttcccttcttaaaagagtggcactttttaaagatgcctctccgtttgtgtgtatttcctggttgcggttgttacctctccgcttctgatggccacgatcccATGCAgggacagcgttcgtggacgggtcatgttctcactgcgagagcgtgaccattgcaacattgcggtcgcggtttttccttcgttagagggaaagaccaccccagcggctccccgcctcggtccttctacctatggatTTGAGGcaacgtcggttagcactgggggcgatttaaggaccccaatgggagccacttcGCCGGGTAAATCCCTatggaccttccattccccagtatgctcgtttgccctgctgggatgagaccgccggctcttCTCAGGGCGAGTTAGCGATCTCGTTTCggtgctcgcgaagtggatgagctctcgattgcagcattggagagcgggctgtccagtctgatgctgaggacttgactgggcCCCCACCTTCAGGTttggtgtaccgcttgcgcatagcacctttcctctcccttgaggtgaagacgtgcgcttttgactcccagttgtgttcacaagctgtgatccctgtatgactttcctccttagccctgtggcagacgagtttgcggagaaactcgctgccggcccagtacatgtgctaattaggccctgtactgtggtaggtgctccacatgtggtgctcctggttactttcataacctccgttccctgacggagggaatgagacgttgtgtccctcttgccacaacactgaactacccgctaaaatggccagaaccttgtctcggctcctcagcacaaaacctg of the Myxocyprinus asiaticus isolate MX2 ecotype Aquarium Trade chromosome 49, UBuf_Myxa_2, whole genome shotgun sequence genome contains:
- the LOC127438044 gene encoding hepatocyte cell adhesion molecule-like: MLLVLVLLHLISMILYGVFGADTDKVKSVSVMEGDSVTLHTDLTEIQDDDLIEWMFGAQNPDTVIAEINREANMTFLNMDQFRGRLQMNHKTGDLTITNIRTTDTGLYKVEFIINTMPFYIFSVTVYALPVPVIIRDSSQCSSRSKCVLVCSVVNVTQVTLSWYKGNSLFSSISVSDLNSSLSLPLEVEYQDNNIYSCVLNNHIRNQTKHLNITDVCQPCSLEVSISLIVLISAAAGTLLIVLVVLVFCISRKCRKTYQEGKCTAVQTREEEIMYADPTFYNRKSQKAKVKEEDEVVYTGLTMR